From the genome of Candidatus Electrothrix communis, one region includes:
- a CDS encoding SprT family zinc-dependent metalloprotease, translating into MKAVNQHSMHSVSYGQKTIAFSLLYCERKTMEIAVHPDNTVVVKAPVQSDIALIEKKIRQRARWILKQLNYFKQFVPKTPARCYVNGETHLYLGKQYRLKIVKGPENSVKLSRGFFHITCRNEPTSETARKLLHQWYLAKARLYFAASMERCWQKIGRLGIDTMNKPMLAVPSTPPRLSIKRMHKRWGSFSAKGAVTLNTELIRAPQACIDYVVMHEFCHLQYHDHSPEFYRLLNAVMPGWEKIKHILELCMV; encoded by the coding sequence ATGAAGGCAGTAAACCAGCACAGCATGCATTCGGTTAGCTACGGACAGAAAACCATTGCGTTCAGCCTGCTCTATTGTGAGAGAAAAACAATGGAAATTGCTGTGCATCCTGATAATACCGTGGTTGTCAAAGCACCGGTTCAATCAGACATCGCTCTCATAGAAAAGAAAATACGACAAAGGGCTCGCTGGATTCTCAAGCAGCTGAATTATTTCAAGCAGTTCGTCCCAAAGACGCCTGCTCGATGTTACGTGAACGGGGAGACCCATCTGTATCTTGGCAAGCAGTATCGCTTAAAGATTGTCAAAGGACCTGAAAACTCGGTCAAATTATCTCGCGGCTTCTTTCATATCACCTGCCGCAACGAGCCGACTTCGGAAACGGCCAGAAAACTTTTGCATCAATGGTATTTGGCAAAGGCCCGGCTGTACTTTGCAGCGAGTATGGAGCGCTGCTGGCAAAAAATAGGCCGCCTCGGTATTGATACAATGAATAAGCCCATGCTGGCCGTACCATCCACGCCACCCCGCCTCTCTATTAAGCGCATGCACAAACGCTGGGGCAGCTTTTCAGCCAAGGGGGCAGTAACCCTCAATACAGAGCTGATCAGGGCACCACAAGCGTGCATTGACTATGTGGTCATGCATGAGTTCTGTCATTTGCAATATCATGATCATAGCCCTGAATTCTACAGGCTCCTCAACGCCGTCATGCCGGGCTGGGAAAAAATAAAACATATACTTGAACTCTGTATGGTGTGA